A stretch of the Cellulomonas sp. WB94 genome encodes the following:
- a CDS encoding MarR family transcriptional regulator encodes MAEQAVLGPVENAVGYVLKQAAVALRSAMDGALRPLHLTVPQYACLELLGQRPGLSNAELARGVFVTRQSMNLVLRGLEERGLVVRPATASHGRELPTELTPAGRDHLDAASAAVLAVQTRMCAGLTAARQHVLLETLGACIDNLGPAADPSTRAARPGTTDRQ; translated from the coding sequence ATGGCGGAACAGGCGGTCCTCGGTCCCGTGGAGAACGCGGTCGGCTACGTGCTCAAGCAGGCCGCGGTCGCACTGCGGAGCGCCATGGACGGCGCGCTGCGCCCGCTGCACCTGACCGTGCCGCAGTACGCCTGCCTCGAGCTGCTCGGGCAACGTCCCGGGCTGTCGAACGCCGAGCTGGCTCGTGGGGTCTTCGTCACCCGGCAGTCGATGAACCTCGTCCTGCGCGGCCTCGAAGAGCGTGGCCTCGTCGTCCGACCCGCCACTGCGTCGCACGGTCGCGAGCTGCCCACCGAGCTGACCCCGGCCGGCCGCGACCACCTCGACGCGGCGAGCGCGGCAGTCCTCGCGGTCCAGACGAGGATGTGCGCCGGGCTGACTGCCGCCCGGCAGCACGTCCTGCTCGAGACCCTCGGGGCCTGCATCGACAACCTCGGCCCGGCCGCGGACCCCTCCACCCGGGCGGCGCGGCCCGGGACGACCGACCGTCAGTGA
- a CDS encoding VOC family protein — protein MTVTGPDFIALQVRDLELAAAFYEDRLGLRRAPFSPPHAVVFATTPVPFAVRDTLPDVDLDAAGHPGLGVALWLHSTDAQALHDSLDAAGVPILTPPFDGPFGRTFAFADLDGYAVTIHDKQ, from the coding sequence ATGACCGTCACCGGACCCGACTTCATCGCCCTGCAGGTGCGCGACCTGGAACTCGCCGCTGCCTTCTACGAGGACCGCCTCGGCCTGCGCCGCGCTCCGTTCAGCCCGCCGCACGCGGTGGTCTTCGCCACGACACCCGTCCCCTTCGCGGTGCGCGACACGCTGCCCGACGTCGACCTGGACGCGGCCGGCCACCCCGGCCTCGGGGTGGCGTTGTGGCTGCACAGCACCGACGCGCAGGCCCTGCACGACTCGCTCGACGCCGCAGGGGTCCCGATCCTCACGCCGCCGTTCGACGGCCCCTTCGGGCGGACGTTCGCGTTCGCCGATCTCGACGGGTACGCCGTGACGATCCACGACAAGCAGTAG